The Rosa rugosa chromosome 3, drRosRugo1.1, whole genome shotgun sequence sequence CCCTAACAAGACCCTAGTAAATGGTGAAACTGCATTTAGTCTCACAGAGCGGAGCCACAATATGGGCAGAAGCTGAACTCAGACTCCACCCTCCGATCACAAAAACGACACCGCAGCAGCTCCTCCGCCGTGGAATCATCCCTGGGAGGCGGGAGAGAATAGCTCTGAGGAAACAAGAGCTTGCAGTTGTTGCAGTGCATCAGAGGCTCTCTCCCGGGCCACCGCCACACGGGGACGAAGAAGAGCTTCAGCACCTTCTCGTATTCCACCAAATCCGCCGGCGACCTGCACACCATGCACCTGCCCGCACCGGATTGCAGCACCTGCCGGACTTGCTGCTCTAACCCTCcagcaaagaagaagaacatcTTTGTTTTTTACTCTCtggttttcctcttcttctttggtttctCTTATCGGGAGAAAAGGCACCTCTGGAGGTTTCGGCAGAGTTCTGGAGGTGAATATCAGCTTCGGGCCGAAATCTGTGTTTTCAGGTCCAAAACAAAAACTACAGTCCAACCCAAACAAGAGTATTGTTCACCAGGCCAGTTCATAAATGTAACCCAATGGTATGAATCAATTAAGGATTCGGAATGTGATTTACGATCCACACTCTATATTTGTTGGTAACTTAAATGTTGTCTTTACTAACttaaatttgttttttcatGAGAATTTTAACCAGAGTGGTTCTATTCTATTCAGACCCTCCCAATTTGCTTTTTATaccttcttctttatttttgtctATCAAATTTCCTAATTTACCCTTATTTGTATTTTACATATTTGAATTCCATTTTATCAACCTCCTATTCCATCTATTTATATCTTCAGCTCGAGTTGGTTGTCGGGTACCAAGGTTCACTGCAAAGCTTCCGCGATTTGGTCTGCGGCGAGCAGGAATTGGTTTGAGTTAATTTTTTGGTTGCAGAACAAAGCTTGCATGTTGATAAtgagaataaaaattatatttcttTAATAAAGGATTGTAGAATACTGATTTTCGCTGGCTCTGTTGCTCATCAGATTTATTAACCCATTGGTTTGCCTTTGTTATAGTTGCTGAATGAAAGATTAAATATAAACTAATTCATAATTCCTTAAGT is a genomic window containing:
- the LOC133739468 gene encoding uncharacterized protein LOC133739468, which gives rise to MFFFFAGGLEQQVRQVLQSGAGRCMVCRSPADLVEYEKVLKLFFVPVWRWPGREPLMHCNNCKLLFPQSYSLPPPRDDSTAEELLRCRFCDRRVESEFSFCPYCGSAL